The Nitrospirota bacterium genome includes a region encoding these proteins:
- a CDS encoding cyclic nucleotide-binding domain-containing protein, producing MIKPAILKQQVLLEDIDEAGLESIAKIVKKLSFKKGEYLFKEKEETKGLYLIHSGKVEISKVTPDEWKQTLAILGTGHFLGELSILEKRRHEANAVALENTEIFLIPKEDFEKMEKENLVLAVKITKKMLLIICKNLRRMNEKFLGMLISY from the coding sequence ATGATTAAGCCGGCGATATTAAAACAGCAGGTCCTGCTTGAAGACATTGATGAGGCAGGGCTTGAAAGCATTGCGAAGATAGTAAAAAAGCTGTCTTTTAAAAAAGGCGAATATCTTTTTAAGGAAAAGGAAGAGACAAAAGGGCTCTATCTCATACATTCCGGGAAAGTAGAAATTTCCAAGGTCACTCCTGACGAATGGAAACAGACACTTGCCATTCTGGGGACAGGCCATTTTTTAGGAGAGCTGTCAATACTTGAAAAAAGACGGCATGAGGCAAATGCAGTCGCGCTTGAAAATACGGAGATATTTCTGATACCAAAAGAAGATTTTGAAAAAATGGAGAAGGAGAATCTTGTCCTTGCCGTAAAGATAACGAAGAAGATGCTTTTAATCATATGCAAAAATTTAAGGCGCATGAACGAGAAGTTTTTAGGTATGCTGATAAGCTACTAA